From one Parambassis ranga chromosome 5, fParRan2.1, whole genome shotgun sequence genomic stretch:
- the LOC114435973 gene encoding vasopressin V2 receptor-like, with product MRPLNDSYFVDAEDVARDESLARVEIALLSAIFVSAAILNTALLVLLWKQRKQMSRMRVFVFHLCLADLVVAFFQVCPQLMWDITDRFVGPDLVCRLVKYLQVFGMFSSTYMIVVMTVDRYQAVCNPMVKFQRTRTRLNIPVCIAWGISFLGSLPQIFIFSQVEVAPGVFDCWAKFIQPWGLQTYITWTTLVIFILPVITVIVCQVRICRAIQINLYQKTQQQGSVGLPLPSRASGVAGMSKARVKTLKMTVVIVLAYIVCWAPFFTVQLWSAWDTNAPKETATFTILMLLASLNSCANPCIYLLFSGEFPKRLVTLLCRRFSDGKDSMHEEATLVSTLYMSFKNISESK from the exons ATGCGCCCTCTGAATGACAGTTACTTTGTGGACGCAGAGGATGTGGCGAGAGATGAGAGTCTGGCCAGGGTGGAAATTGCCCTGCTCAGTGCCATCTTCGTGAGCGCCGCCATCCTCAACACCGCTCTGCTGGTCCTCCTCTGGAAACAACGCAAGCAGATGTCTAGAATGCGCGTCTTTGTGTTCCATCTGTGCCTGGCGGACCTGGTGGTCGCGTTCTTCCAGGTGTGTCCGCAGCTCATGTGGGACATCACGGACAGATTCGTCGGACCGGACCTCGTGTGCCGCCTTGTGAAGTACCTGCAAGTTTTCGGCATGTTTTCATCGACCTACATGATCGTGGTGATGACAGTTGACAGATACCAAGCGGTTTGTAACCCGATGGTGAAGTTTCAGCGCACACGCACAAGACTGAACATCCCCGTGTGCATTGCGTGGGGGATTTCTTTCCTGGGCAGTCTGCcacagattttcattttctcacAAGTCGAAGTTGCACCCGGCGTCTTTGACTGCTGGGCTAAATTTATCCAGCCTTGGGGGCTGCAGACTTATATCACCTGGACCACActggtcatttttattttacctgtCATTACGGTTATTGTGTGCCAAGTGCGCATCTGCCGAGCCATCCAGATCAACCTCTACCAGAAGACTCAACAGCAGGGAAGCGTTGGTCTCCCGCTGCCGTCCAGAGCCAGTGGGGTGGCCGGGATGTCTAAGGCCAGGGTGAAGACGCTGAAGATGACGGTGGTCATAGTGCTGGCTTATATTGTGTGCTGGGCTCCCTTTTTCACCGTCCAGCTGTGGTCCGCTTGGGACACAAATGCGCCAAAAGAAA CTGCCACTTTTACCATCCTGATGCTGTTGGCCAGCTTGAACAGCTGCGCGAACCCCTGCATTTACCTCCTGTTCAGCGGTGAGTTTCCTAAGAGGCTGGTGACGCTCCTGTGCCGAAGGTTTTCCGACGGCAAGGATTCAATGCACGAGGAGGCGACGCTGGTCAGTACTTTGTACATGAGCTTCAAAAATATCTCAGAGTCTAAGTGA